The proteins below are encoded in one region of Clostridium estertheticum:
- a CDS encoding carbamoyl phosphate synthase small subunit: MKGKLILENGIIFEGNLFGYLEESVGEVVFNTGMTGYEEILTDPSYYGQIVTMTYPLIGNYGINLEDVESKSPKVKGFIVREKCDYPSNWRCEMDLEGYFKQNKIIGLEGIDTRALTKILRENGTMKGIIATAELTKDEIDQKLMNFSNSNAVMKVTTNNCYTIEGSGQHIAIVDFGIKENILRSFKKRNCKLTIFPADTTAEQILNANPDLVFLSNGPGDPKDLQDVIKMIKEIIGKKPIVGICLGHQLLALALDGETGKLKFGHRGCNHPVKDIEENKVYITSQNHGYYVSKLPENMKVTHVSVNDGTIEGMRHKSLPIFSVQFHPEACPGPRDIDVIFDKFLSFI, encoded by the coding sequence ATGAAAGGTAAGTTGATTTTAGAAAACGGAATAATCTTTGAAGGTAATTTATTTGGATATTTAGAGGAAAGTGTTGGAGAAGTGGTTTTTAATACAGGTATGACTGGATATGAAGAAATTTTAACGGATCCATCTTATTATGGCCAAATAGTAACTATGACTTATCCACTTATCGGGAATTACGGAATTAATTTAGAAGATGTAGAGTCAAAATCTCCTAAGGTGAAAGGGTTCATTGTCAGAGAAAAATGTGATTATCCTAGTAATTGGAGATGCGAAATGGATCTTGAAGGATATTTTAAACAAAATAAAATAATAGGACTTGAAGGTATTGATACAAGAGCATTAACAAAAATACTTAGGGAAAATGGAACTATGAAAGGAATCATAGCAACTGCAGAACTTACAAAAGATGAAATAGATCAAAAACTTATGAATTTTAGTAATAGTAATGCAGTAATGAAGGTTACAACAAACAATTGTTATACAATTGAGGGCAGTGGACAACATATAGCTATTGTAGATTTTGGAATAAAAGAGAACATACTCAGGTCGTTTAAAAAAAGAAATTGTAAATTAACAATTTTTCCAGCAGATACTACGGCGGAGCAAATATTAAATGCTAACCCAGATTTGGTGTTTTTATCAAATGGACCTGGTGACCCAAAAGATTTACAAGATGTTATTAAAATGATAAAAGAAATTATAGGTAAAAAGCCCATAGTAGGAATATGTCTAGGACATCAACTCCTAGCATTAGCCCTTGATGGGGAAACGGGAAAACTTAAATTTGGTCATAGAGGATGCAATCATCCAGTTAAAGATATAGAAGAGAATAAGGTTTATATTACATCACAGAACCATGGTTATTACGTAAGCAAACTTCCTGAAAATATGAAAGTTACACATGTTAGTGTAAATGATGGAACCATAGAGGGAATGAGACATAAAAGTCTTCCAATATTTAGCGTTCAGTTTCATCCAGAAGCCTGCCCTGGACCAAGGGATATAGATGTGATTTTCGATAAATTTCTTTCATTTATATAA
- the yfcE gene encoding phosphodiesterase: MKIFFVSDIHGSSFYFKKAMKLYEEENANYIVILGDVMYHGPRNPLPKEYNPEAVATLLNEYKDKIIAVRGNCDSEIDQILIKYPMMSDYSMILYNNRRIFLTHGHIYNENNLPNLSKNDVLVQGHTHIPVAKKQNDIHILNPGSISLPRNNFPNSYAILQDDLFQIKDLEGNIIKEINL, encoded by the coding sequence GTGAAGATATTTTTTGTTTCAGATATACACGGCTCTTCATTTTATTTTAAAAAAGCAATGAAACTCTATGAAGAGGAAAACGCTAATTATATAGTGATTTTAGGAGATGTTATGTACCATGGTCCAAGAAATCCATTACCCAAAGAGTACAATCCAGAAGCAGTAGCTACTCTATTAAATGAGTATAAAGATAAAATAATAGCTGTTAGAGGAAATTGTGATAGTGAAATAGATCAAATTTTAATTAAGTATCCTATGATGTCAGATTATTCTATGATTTTGTACAATAACAGAAGGATATTTTTAACGCATGGACATATATATAATGAAAATAATTTACCTAATTTAAGTAAAAATGATGTTTTGGTTCAAGGTCATACTCATATCCCCGTAGCAAAAAAACAAAATGATATACATATATTAAATCCAGGTTCTATATCGTTACCCAGAAATAACTTTCCTAACTCATATGCAATACTCCAAGATGATTTATTTCAGATAAAAGATTTAGAAGGAAATATTATAAAAGAAATAAATCTATAA
- a CDS encoding S24 family peptidase produces the protein MELGLKQHRMIHSKPSRYSLIRGAKGTGKTTAAIYRSLYLKNNYCLYDDDKVLILTSNEEDINSLRNKYIAAQEETKFEYLSIFSNEKIKPQVLTLESIIYKYFLKYEDRYKLKKEIIIENDKKNIIKDCILKVKDNYPKLRILKIDYTQFFIDEIKWIKSCNYLKADLYLQVNRTGRKCEKGQGPQRINKNSTARKAIYELMIMYNEKLNLKNFVDDEDVNIYALKMLQSVSMGKYTHIIIDKSDNLTKVQLEFINALYKQKSYSTMTFLIDIDGEYNANSWMVKGKRVNIRPLGEKVKSYIFKNNYEYQEKTTETHEDIIVNNLNVDDLENFQYCDIRHGRAYDFMRDYSRISDIIVNDEKGDYEYINEELVELPVYSDIAAGEPIQINSEIEGNFYIPKYWLKGVKNPFILKVKGDSMIGANIDDGDYVVMRQEQAANNKDIVAVDIGGNATLKRLSIGRDKILLMPENEKYKPIVIDSEDTYIIGTAIGIIKHKN, from the coding sequence ATGGAACTAGGTTTAAAACAACATAGAATGATTCATAGCAAACCCTCAAGATATAGTTTAATCAGAGGTGCTAAAGGAACAGGCAAAACGACTGCAGCCATTTATAGAAGCCTCTATTTAAAAAATAACTATTGTTTATACGATGATGATAAAGTGTTAATTCTTACATCTAATGAAGAGGATATAAATTCTCTTAGAAATAAATACATAGCAGCACAAGAAGAAACTAAGTTCGAGTATTTAAGTATCTTTTCTAATGAAAAAATAAAACCCCAAGTGCTTACATTAGAAAGTATTATATATAAATATTTTTTAAAATATGAAGATAGATATAAATTAAAAAAAGAAATAATTATAGAGAATGATAAGAAAAATATTATAAAAGATTGTATATTGAAAGTTAAAGATAATTATCCAAAATTAAGAATACTAAAGATCGATTATACTCAGTTTTTTATAGATGAGATAAAGTGGATTAAAAGTTGTAATTACTTGAAAGCCGATTTGTATCTACAAGTGAATAGAACAGGAAGAAAATGTGAAAAAGGTCAAGGTCCACAACGAATTAATAAAAATTCCACTGCTAGAAAAGCGATATATGAACTTATGATTATGTATAATGAAAAGCTTAATTTGAAAAACTTTGTTGATGACGAAGATGTTAATATATATGCACTGAAAATGTTACAGTCTGTTTCAATGGGCAAGTATACTCATATTATAATTGACAAAAGTGATAATTTAACTAAGGTGCAATTGGAATTTATTAATGCTCTTTATAAACAGAAATCTTATTCTACTATGACATTTCTTATTGATATAGATGGGGAATATAATGCTAATTCATGGATGGTAAAAGGCAAAAGGGTTAATATTAGGCCTCTAGGAGAAAAAGTAAAATCATATATATTTAAAAATAATTATGAATATCAAGAAAAAACCACGGAAACCCATGAGGATATAATAGTTAACAATTTGAATGTTGATGATCTAGAAAATTTTCAATATTGTGATATAAGACATGGCAGAGCATATGACTTTATGAGGGATTACAGTAGAATATCTGATATTATAGTAAATGATGAAAAAGGTGACTATGAGTACATAAATGAGGAATTAGTGGAACTTCCTGTATACAGTGATATAGCAGCAGGGGAACCTATACAGATTAATTCCGAAATAGAAGGTAACTTCTATATTCCTAAATATTGGTTAAAAGGAGTTAAGAATCCTTTTATTTTAAAAGTTAAAGGTGATAGTATGATTGGAGCTAACATAGATGATGGGGATTATGTGGTTATGCGGCAGGAACAAGCAGCAAACAATAAGGATATTGTGGCAGTAGATATAGGAGGAAATGCTACTCTAAAGAGACTTTCCATAGGTCGTGATAAAATATTACTAATGCCTGAAAATGAAAAATATAAACCTATTGTTATTGATAGTGAAGATACATATATTATAGGTACAGCTATAGGAATTATAAAACATAAGAATTAA
- the pdaA gene encoding delta-lactam-biosynthetic de-N-acetylase produces MNGKMMSLIISSTIVANSFTGVCYNKGFKKISSEHAKTEFIGYNKFVDTKTHDIVNLFKNVFNNTENHNEVSTKEYSWYFQPKNDNTPPDGPKETSQLISKYDCFHLGDTSKKVLYLTFDEGYEAGYTAPILDILKKHNVKAAFFVVKPYITSSPDLIKRMVTEGHLVCNHSNHHLSMASIKDEEKFDKELSDVEDAFESITHKKMSKYFRPPMGKYSELSLLYTKNYGYKTIFWSFAYMDWLAGKQPSHEDAKKRIMQRTHNGGIMLLHAVSKTNAEILDDVITQWEKQGYVLKSLDELPIKN; encoded by the coding sequence ATGAATGGAAAAATGATGAGTCTTATTATTTCTTCAACTATTGTAGCTAATAGTTTTACAGGCGTTTGTTATAATAAAGGTTTTAAAAAAATTTCAAGTGAACATGCAAAAACCGAATTTATTGGATATAATAAATTTGTTGATACAAAAACACATGATATAGTAAATTTATTTAAAAATGTCTTTAATAATACCGAAAACCATAATGAAGTAAGTACTAAAGAATATAGCTGGTATTTTCAGCCTAAAAACGATAATACTCCACCCGATGGTCCTAAAGAAACTAGTCAACTTATATCTAAATATGATTGTTTTCATTTAGGCGATACATCAAAAAAAGTATTATATCTAACATTTGATGAAGGTTATGAAGCTGGATATACTGCTCCAATACTAGATATACTTAAAAAACATAATGTAAAAGCAGCATTTTTTGTAGTAAAGCCATATATTACTTCAAGTCCAGATCTAATCAAACGAATGGTAACCGAAGGGCACTTAGTATGTAATCATAGTAATCATCATCTCTCAATGGCCTCTATAAAAGATGAAGAAAAATTTGATAAAGAATTATCCGATGTAGAAGACGCTTTTGAAAGTATTACCCACAAAAAAATGTCCAAGTATTTTAGGCCTCCTATGGGTAAATATAGTGAATTATCCCTCCTATATACTAAAAACTATGGATATAAAACTATATTTTGGAGCTTTGCTTATATGGATTGGCTTGCAGGCAAACAACCATCACATGAAGATGCAAAAAAACGTATAATGCAAAGAACCCACAATGGCGGAATTATGTTACTACATGCAGTATCAAAAACCAATGCTGAAATATTAGATGATGTTATAACGCAGTGGGAGAAGCAAGGTTACGTATTAAAAAGCTTAGATGAATTGCCTATTAAAAATTAA
- a CDS encoding TraX family protein gives MTTSMLKFIACILMLIDHIGAVLLPRVIILRMIGRLSFPIFAYLIAVGYSKTNSFYRYLYRLLIFAAASQLPFSLAFSEQIKIHSFFDFLSFLMGSPNLHLNIFFTLSIGLIAIRIWDKGESKFFKIISILALGIIAESFNTDYGLYGVAIILSFYIFRESKFKILISQIIVYLVFNASGILLYVFEIQGKSINPSWFIQILSILSLIFIFKYNGKKGKNLRYAFYVFYPMHLLILGIIKIMLDINKIL, from the coding sequence ATGACAACTAGCATGTTAAAATTTATTGCATGTATATTAATGCTAATTGATCATATAGGGGCAGTGCTTCTCCCAAGGGTTATAATCCTTAGAATGATAGGAAGATTATCATTTCCTATATTTGCTTATTTGATTGCTGTAGGGTATTCTAAAACAAACTCCTTTTATAGGTATTTATATAGGCTTTTGATATTTGCAGCAGCATCTCAATTGCCATTTTCATTAGCTTTTAGTGAACAAATTAAAATCCATAGTTTCTTTGACTTTTTAAGCTTCCTTATGGGTAGTCCAAATCTACATTTAAATATTTTCTTTACTTTATCGATTGGGCTAATTGCAATCCGTATATGGGACAAAGGGGAGTCAAAGTTTTTTAAAATAATTAGTATTTTAGCATTAGGCATAATAGCTGAAAGTTTTAATACAGATTATGGACTTTATGGAGTTGCTATTATATTATCCTTTTATATTTTTAGAGAGAGCAAATTTAAAATACTTATATCACAAATTATTGTATACTTAGTATTTAACGCATCAGGAATTTTGTTATATGTGTTTGAAATTCAAGGTAAATCAATAAATCCTAGTTGGTTTATTCAAATATTATCAATTCTATCATTGATTTTTATATTTAAATATAATGGTAAGAAGGGTAAAAATTTAAGATATGCTTTTTATGTATTTTATCCAATGCATTTATTAATATTAGGTATCATAAAAATAATGCTTGATATTAATAAAATTCTATAA
- the sigY gene encoding RNA polymerase sigma factor SigY — translation MDEVELINKAKSGNKSALNTLLKNNLNILKGYVIKMAGDPYLAQDIIQDALLKAVLNINKFEPKAKFSTWLIKIATNVYRDYLRKNKGFKLSDEILVDNGMQLEDIVIQNYEYKEIMKIILTLPYEKRVVFVLKHYYGYKYVEISEIINCPIGTVRSRLHNAVKYIIKEIERKEII, via the coding sequence TTGGATGAGGTAGAACTTATTAATAAAGCTAAGAGTGGAAATAAGAGCGCATTAAATACCCTTTTAAAAAATAATCTTAATATTTTAAAAGGATATGTTATTAAAATGGCAGGAGACCCCTATTTAGCACAAGATATTATTCAGGATGCATTGCTCAAAGCTGTACTTAATATAAACAAGTTTGAGCCTAAGGCTAAATTTTCTACCTGGTTAATAAAAATAGCTACTAATGTTTACAGAGATTATTTAAGAAAAAACAAAGGGTTTAAGTTATCAGATGAGATTTTAGTTGATAATGGTATGCAATTGGAGGACATTGTAATACAAAATTATGAGTATAAAGAGATAATGAAAATAATTTTAACGTTACCCTATGAGAAAAGAGTCGTATTTGTTTTAAAACACTATTATGGTTATAAATATGTGGAAATATCAGAAATTATAAATTGTCCCATTGGGACAGTTCGGTCAAGGCTTCATAATGCTGTCAAATATATAATAAAAGAAATTGAGAGAAAGGAGATAATATAA
- a CDS encoding DegT/DnrJ/EryC1/StrS family aminotransferase: protein MKVKFFTPTREYQEKKSEFDNAVLGFMERGVSMLGKEVTDFEESVKEFTGAKYAIGVASGTDALVMASDILGFKEGKEVITSPFTFLASASCIAKNGAKPVFVDIDEETFGIDASKIEEKITKDTVGILPIHLFSQMSDMDKIMDIASRHDLRVLEDSAESFGMRWKGNGADYKHAGTIGDFGVFSFFPTKTLGAYGDAGMIVTNDENLANLAKMYRVHGASRKYHYDFIGYNSRLDAIQASILQVKIKYINDAIKKRDHIAKLYMKRLQECEFIKIPKIIGNQKSVYYAFNILADKRDELSEYLKVNEIGTSIYYPIPLHLQKCFAYLGYKKGDFPIAEKTCESIIALPIYPEITEEEVEFVCQTIKEFYKK, encoded by the coding sequence ATGAAAGTTAAATTTTTTACACCAACAAGAGAATATCAAGAGAAAAAATCAGAATTCGACAATGCTGTTCTAGGATTTATGGAAAGAGGAGTATCGATGCTTGGTAAAGAAGTAACTGACTTTGAAGAATCAGTTAAAGAATTTACTGGAGCTAAATATGCAATTGGTGTTGCATCAGGTACAGATGCCTTGGTAATGGCATCTGACATACTTGGTTTTAAAGAGGGAAAGGAAGTAATAACTTCACCATTTACTTTCTTGGCTTCAGCATCTTGCATAGCAAAAAATGGTGCTAAACCTGTATTTGTTGATATTGATGAAGAAACTTTTGGTATAGATGCCAGCAAAATCGAAGAAAAAATAACAAAGGATACTGTAGGAATTCTTCCAATCCATTTATTTTCACAAATGAGTGATATGGATAAAATTATGGATATAGCGAGTAGACACGATTTAAGAGTTCTTGAAGACTCAGCGGAATCTTTTGGTATGAGATGGAAAGGTAACGGAGCTGACTATAAACATGCAGGTACTATAGGAGATTTTGGTGTATTCTCATTTTTCCCAACAAAGACTTTAGGAGCATATGGCGATGCAGGGATGATAGTAACCAATGACGAAAACTTAGCAAACCTTGCTAAGATGTATAGAGTTCATGGAGCGTCTAGAAAATATCATTATGATTTTATTGGATATAATTCAAGACTTGATGCAATTCAAGCATCTATATTACAAGTTAAAATTAAATATATAAATGATGCAATTAAAAAAAGAGATCATATTGCAAAATTATATATGAAAAGATTACAAGAATGTGAGTTTATTAAAATACCTAAAATAATAGGTAATCAGAAATCAGTTTATTATGCATTTAATATATTAGCCGACAAGCGAGATGAGCTTTCAGAATATTTAAAAGTAAATGAAATAGGAACTAGTATTTATTATCCAATCCCACTTCATCTTCAAAAATGTTTTGCGTACCTCGGATACAAAAAAGGAGATTTCCCAATAGCTGAAAAAACATGTGAGAGCATCATTGCACTTCCTATATATCCAGAAATAACTGAGGAAGAAGTAGAATTTGTTTGTCAAACTATTAAGGAATTCTACAAGAAATAA
- a CDS encoding DegT/DnrJ/EryC1/StrS family aminotransferase, translated as MKNIPFSPPDITDVEKKLVMEVLDSGWITTGPKTKEFEDKIANYCDANNTVALASASACLELILKVYNICEGDEVITTPYTYTATSNVILHRGVKPTFVDVKKDSFLIDEQKLAMAITPKTKAIITVDIAGVPVDYDAIRAILKAKNREDIIFISDSAHSFGGIYKGKKVGSQADFNVFSFHAVKNLITAEGGAITFNDNKFKGKEDLVKEFKITSLQGQSKDALAKMKAGAWKYDIITDGMKCNMTDINAAIGLGQLGRYEAMITRRKEIFAIYTKALSTKDWAIIPFTKDEIRETSYHLYTLRLKGFKEAQRDELIQKLADMGIATNVHFTPLPMFTLYKNLGYSIKDYPNAYNQYANEITLPVYSTLKLEDAEYVVNNVIKCAEAIIAKQ; from the coding sequence ATAAAGAATATTCCTTTCTCACCACCAGACATAACAGATGTAGAGAAAAAACTTGTAATGGAGGTTTTAGATTCAGGTTGGATTACAACTGGACCTAAGACTAAAGAGTTTGAAGATAAGATTGCTAACTATTGTGATGCAAATAATACTGTAGCACTTGCAAGTGCAAGTGCATGTTTAGAACTTATATTAAAGGTTTATAACATTTGTGAGGGTGATGAGGTTATTACAACACCTTACACATATACAGCGACATCAAATGTAATACTTCATAGAGGCGTTAAACCAACATTTGTAGATGTTAAAAAAGATAGTTTTCTAATAGATGAGCAAAAATTAGCTATGGCAATTACACCAAAAACAAAAGCAATAATAACTGTAGATATAGCAGGAGTTCCTGTTGATTATGATGCTATAAGGGCAATTCTTAAAGCTAAAAATAGAGAAGATATTATATTTATATCAGATTCAGCTCACTCTTTCGGTGGAATATATAAGGGTAAAAAAGTTGGATCACAAGCTGATTTTAATGTCTTTTCATTCCATGCAGTAAAAAATTTAATAACTGCAGAAGGTGGGGCAATTACTTTTAATGATAATAAATTCAAAGGTAAGGAAGATTTAGTAAAAGAATTTAAAATAACTTCACTTCAAGGTCAGTCAAAAGATGCTTTGGCTAAGATGAAGGCAGGAGCTTGGAAATATGATATCATCACAGATGGTATGAAATGCAATATGACAGATATAAATGCAGCTATAGGTCTTGGACAACTTGGAAGATATGAAGCAATGATTACAAGGCGTAAAGAAATCTTTGCGATATATACTAAAGCTCTTAGCACTAAAGATTGGGCAATTATTCCTTTTACAAAGGATGAAATTAGAGAGACTTCATATCATTTATATACATTAAGGTTAAAAGGGTTTAAAGAAGCACAAAGAGATGAATTAATACAAAAGCTTGCAGATATGGGTATAGCTACTAATGTTCATTTTACGCCTTTACCAATGTTTACACTTTATAAAAATCTTGGTTATTCTATAAAGGATTATCCAAATGCATATAACCAGTATGCCAATGAAATAACACTTCCAGTATACTCAACACTTAAATTAGAGGATGCAGAGTACGTTGTAAACAATGTAATAAAATGCGCAGAAGCAATAATAGCTAAACAATAA
- a CDS encoding MerR family transcriptional regulator translates to MEKNEPDFFTIGVFAEKAGVTLRTLRYYDKIALMKPSSYSEAGHRLYSNQDFARLQQILTLKFIGFSLDDIKQIAQSDVTDKNFVKSLEIQKKIMKQRVQHTLMVIKAIDEAIEMENKTDVSWDKFTNIINVINSDKKLLEQYENASNLRARMNIHERFSVNKYGWMKWYFEKLNLPNKSTILELGCGDATLWKKNKDNLPKELDITLSDFSKGMLNDAKVNLGKEFENFKFQIIDAEDIPCGDCSFDIVIANHMLYHVENIGKALSEIYRVLKPGGCFYFSTVGENHMIEIRDIMIKFKSETMDIRSSDITSRFKLENGVEKLEKLFDNIEMKRYKDNLIVTEATPIIDYIFSMPGNVKQSFNKERLYELTKYLEERIATEGGIYITKDTGFFKGQRGL, encoded by the coding sequence TTGGAAAAGAATGAACCCGATTTTTTTACAATTGGTGTATTCGCAGAAAAAGCCGGTGTTACCTTAAGGACACTTAGGTATTACGACAAAATCGCTTTAATGAAACCAAGTTCATATAGCGAAGCGGGGCACAGATTATATAGTAATCAGGATTTTGCAAGGCTTCAGCAAATTTTGACTTTGAAGTTTATTGGATTTTCTCTAGATGATATCAAGCAAATAGCGCAAAGTGATGTGACAGACAAAAATTTTGTGAAATCTTTGGAAATACAAAAAAAGATTATGAAGCAAAGAGTTCAACATACTTTAATGGTAATTAAGGCAATCGATGAAGCAATTGAAATGGAGAATAAAACAGATGTAAGTTGGGATAAGTTTACTAACATTATAAATGTTATAAATTCGGATAAAAAATTACTTGAGCAGTATGAAAATGCCTCGAATTTAAGAGCTAGAATGAACATCCATGAGAGATTTAGTGTAAACAAATATGGATGGATGAAATGGTATTTTGAAAAACTAAATCTACCTAATAAGTCCACAATTCTTGAACTTGGATGTGGTGATGCTACTTTATGGAAAAAAAATAAAGATAACCTTCCTAAAGAACTCGATATAACATTGAGCGATTTTTCTAAAGGAATGTTAAATGATGCTAAGGTAAACTTAGGCAAAGAGTTTGAAAATTTCAAGTTTCAAATTATAGATGCAGAGGATATACCCTGTGGTGATTGTAGTTTTGACATTGTAATTGCAAACCATATGCTTTATCATGTGGAGAATATAGGTAAAGCATTGTCTGAAATATACAGAGTATTAAAACCTGGAGGATGTTTTTATTTTTCAACAGTTGGAGAAAATCATATGATTGAAATTAGAGATATAATGATTAAATTTAAATCAGAAACAATGGATATTAGAAGTTCTGATATTACTTCAAGGTTTAAACTCGAAAATGGCGTTGAAAAGCTAGAAAAATTGTTTGATAATATAGAAATGAAAAGATATAAGGATAACTTAATTGTAACAGAAGCTACACCTATTATTGATTATATTTTTTCAATGCCTGGTAATGTAAAGCAAAGTTTTAACAAGGAAAGACTTTATGAACTTACCAAATATTTAGAAGAGAGAATTGCTACAGAAGGTGGAATTTATATAACTAAGGATACTGGCTTTTTTAAGGGTCAGAGAGGTTTGTAA